Genomic DNA from Ilyobacter polytropus DSM 2926:
AAACCTTTGAAAGAAGCCGGAATTACAGATGACCTCACGAAAAGTGTAAGCTATGCAGATATTTATGAGAGGGTAGAGAATATTGCCAGGGGAAAAAGTTATAAGCTTATAGAGGCACTGGCAGAAGCTGTCGCTGGGGATATTCTAAAGAACTTTGATATAAATAAGATAAAAGTAAGAATAAAAAAACCAGAAGCCCCTATACCTGGTCATTTTGATTATGTAGGTGTAGAAATAGAGAGAAGTAAAAATGACTAAAGAAAGGCTGGCCTACCTCAGCCTCGGCTCTAATATGGGAAATAAACTTTATTATATTGTTTCTGCGATTCAAAGGATAAATATCACTAATGGAGTAAAAGTAAGTAAAATATCCTCTTTTTATGAGACAGCTCCCTGGGGAGTAACAGAACAGGATAGTTTTTACAATATAGCCTTGGAGATAAAAACAACGCTTCTTCCCTTTGAGCTTTTGAGAAATCTGCAGAGGATAGAAATAGAGCTTAGCAGAATAAGAGAACTGAGGTGGGGTCCTAGGACGATAGATATAGATATAATTTTTTATGATGATTTAAAGATTGATATACAAGAATTAACTATCCCACATCCTAGGTACATAGACAGAAATTTTGTATTAAAGCCTATGTATGAAATTCATCCTCATAATGAACTTCTCCTAAAATACATGAAAAGGGACAATTCAGAAATCAAAAAAATTAATCCTAAAATTCTTGTAAGCTCATGTCTTTTAGGTGAAAACTGTAATTATAAGGGCGGCAACAATAAAAGTAGTTTGCTAGAAAAACTTGAAAACAGCGTGTTATATATAAAAATTTGTCCAGAAGTAATGGGTGGCTTAGAAACTCCTAGAGTTCCAGCAGAGATAAAAAATAACAGAGTAATAAACAAAGAAAATACAGATGTAACAGAGAAATTTAATAAAGGAGCTTATTTGGCTCTTGAAAAAGCATTAGCAAACAACTGCTCACTTGCCCTAATGAAAGGGAAAAGCCCATC
This window encodes:
- the folB gene encoding dihydroneopterin aldolase — its product is MDKIIIKNMAFYGYHGVLSEETTLGQKFFIDMEISKPLKEAGITDDLTKSVSYADIYERVENIARGKSYKLIEALAEAVAGDILKNFDINKIKVRIKKPEAPIPGHFDYVGVEIERSKND
- the folK gene encoding 2-amino-4-hydroxy-6-hydroxymethyldihydropteridine diphosphokinase, translating into MTKERLAYLSLGSNMGNKLYYIVSAIQRINITNGVKVSKISSFYETAPWGVTEQDSFYNIALEIKTTLLPFELLRNLQRIEIELSRIRELRWGPRTIDIDIIFYDDLKIDIQELTIPHPRYIDRNFVLKPMYEIHPHNELLLKYMKRDNSEIKKINPKILVSSCLLGENCNYKGGNNKSSLLEKLENSVLYIKICPEVMGGLETPRVPAEIKNNRVINKENTDVTEKFNKGAYLALEKALANNCSLALMKGKSPSCGYGKIYSGDFTGKLVEGDGVTAKLLIKNKIDIIPI